catttaAGCACTGTATAATACCTCCGATTGCAATTGTGTGCAAAACATCACATTGTatcttattaaattttttttccctGTTTCTTCCAGTTACTCTGCAGTGCACGAGAGATGGGCAGTTTGTATTGGTGGTTGCCCGAGATGCTACCATGCCACGTATCAGTTTAGATTCCATCCACATGCTGGATAATGACACCAGTGACCACTGTGCTCCTGTCGGCAGCACTGGCAGCTTTGCCATGTATCAGTTTACCGTTAGCTCCTGTGGCACAAGAATGAAGGTGGGTATGAATGGTGGGAGAACCTTTGAGCATGTTATTAATCAAGGGGGAGAAAGAGAACGACATTGTTGCATCACTGTTTTAGTTTACCCTATGGTCACTATTATGTGTCCTCCATTATATCCTTCAGGAAGAAAACGGTTTTGTTATTTATGAGAACATGATGTCATCGGTGTATGAAGTGGCTGTTGGACCTCGTGGATCAATTTTGAGGGACAGTTCTTATGAGTGAGGAGGCTCATCTGTTTTTATGTTGAAGTTTTTGGCACCATCAGTGGAAGGGGGCCCAGTTTTTCCATCTGTGTCTTGAAGGCTGAAGTTCCAGTGCAGGTATTCGGGATCAACAGTTGAGGCTCTGGTGGTGGAGGTGAATACggttcctcctcctccccctgtCTCTCAGAATGGCTCACTCAGAGTGGAGCTCAGGCTCGCCAATGGACAGTGCACTACTAAAGGATGCTCCGATGGTGAGCAGAATCCAGAATTGCTAATTTCTCCGCAAAACCAGTGAGAGTCATGTTTTGCACATGTGGCTTATCTAGCAAACtccttttatttaattacatattttgcAAAGTCATCCTTAAATGTACTTGGTCAAAGAATACAAGGTCCCAAAAATCtagaaatattagattttttttgactGTTCTCCAAGAGCCAGTATGTTACAGAAATTTGCATTCAAAAATCATTCAAAAGTATGAGTTTAAGATTTAAAATTGTCTTGTGCACACCAAGActgcattcatttaatcaaaaatacagtacaaagtcatattgtgaaattattacaaaaataaaagaacatttccgtttaaatcaattaaaatgtaaattattcctgtgatggcatcgttactccagtcttcagtgtcacatgatccttcagaaatcattctaatatgttttttttgtttttttttttgctccggaAACCTTTCTTATTAATATTGAAATTTGGGTACTGTAAAATTACTTTGAATGCCAATTCATTACCAGGTCGATGACTGGCAATTTGATTAATTCAGTATTATCGTTGTGTATTTATACCAGAGGATATGTACACCTCGTATTACTCGGAGGCAGACTACCCTGTTACTAAAGCGTTGAGAGAACCTGTGTATGTGGAGGTGCGGATTCTGGAGAGGACTGATCCAAACCTTATCCTGGTCCTAGACCACTGCTGGGCCACTTCTAATCCTGAACCTACAAGTCAACCTCAGTGGGACCTTTTGCTAAATGggtaaacacaattttttttcttagcaACTCCTCTTCCCCAATTTATCTAAATAAGTTTAAGGGAATGTGGGCGTTTTGTTCAATTCCAAAACAACAACCTCAAATTATGCAAATCACTGGTTTACTTCTCTTCATAGCTGTCCATTTAAGGATGACCATTACCTGACCACAATGCTTGCTGTTGGACACTCAGAACTGCAGTACCCATCTCATTATAAACGCTTTGTTGTGAAGATGTTCACTTTTGTAGATCAGTCCTCACTTGTGCCTCTGCAGGAAAGGGTAAGTACTGTCTTCCCCAACACATTTCTCCTTCACTCTCACTTATTTACCTCTGCCATGTTATGTACCAGATTTTTATTCACTGCACTACGTCTGTTTGTCCTCCCATCACTGAGTCATGTGAGCCCAGCTGTGGCAGCAGGACAAGTGAGTACACCTATAGATTCAAGATATTATGGTGactaaaataatagttattaatattGCTAATTATattaactgttattatttttttaaccaacatgcattatttataaatatgaagAGATTGGGATCTTCAATAACtacaataattttaatattattattcatacatATTGGTTGTAGTCAATTAACAAAAATgacttgtatttattaattacaaaaatgtaactttaataatattaataattatcaagaaaattaagttaaattattaattgaaaacaaaatttttacattttaatggtataataatagtagtataattatgtctttttttttttttcttttttttacctttctctGTCCTTTAGGAAGGTCCATTTCAGAAGACTCTGAGGAAACGGTTGTAGTTTCGAGTGGGGAGGTTATACTTGTATCCCATTTGCCAGTTTGTGAGGCAAATCTAGCTAAGGAAGGTATGAACTCACGGTGTTAATTGTTAACATTCATATAATGAATGACCCATGCAACTAACTTCGACCTGGAAATGTTTGCCTCTTCTAGTCCCACAGATATTGGATTATGGATTATGGGCGGCAGGAGCTCTCACAGTGTTTGGTGTCTGTGGGATTGTGGTGGCTGTTTTAATACAGGGGCCCAAACCTCGCCCTCAGCCCGCTCCAGTGTGAcgttaataaaatgacaaaaaaaggtgGCCTCactggtttatttaaaaattgtattgctGAGAGAGATGTATAGAATACATACATTGACAAATCTACAACCATGTATCAAAATattgttgagaaaaaaaattgccTTCGTGTTTACCTTCTGTGTGGTCGATATCTGGACTTGTTGACATCAAAACCCAGGCTAGCCCAACCAGCAAAGTTACCACCAGGTTTAATATGATCCAGAGATGAATGATGCTGCGCTCTGAGCCTGGCTGCCTGAGAGGAGGTATTATAATATTACTGTACAGTATTTACCCAGCATGCACTAATGAGAGGGCTCATTATAGCTGGAGTACTGATTATAGAGATTGATGCGATCACATCTGCTGGCTTAATGATAAAACAAGGGCagaaaaatacactgaaaaagaAAAGGTGTACAAGCGCCACAGGACTGTGCAACACTAAACTCATGGCTGTAGCAGCTTTGGCAAGATTCAACCTGTTAGGAGAGAGAACAAACAATAGTTTAATCTCAAGGTTTCAGGCATCTACAAATACTTGAGGCTACTGTGTTTACTCCTCTTTTGTTTCTATTAGTCTAAGAGAATGGGCATTATGATTTGGTGATTCACCTGTCGAAGGCAGAAACCGTGCTGAGGGTGATACTGCTGCAGTATCTCTTCCCCTGCCAAAACCTAGACCACAATGATATTCCACACAGCATAACCAGCCAGGAAGCCATGAGAAAACAGGCCAATCACCCTGTGCAGTAACACCAATCTGGGTTCAGGAAAAAAGTAGTgtactgtatcaaataaatgcagcattgatgagCACAATGAGCATTTTAAAAATCTCCAAacgtttgaacggtagtgtatttaCACCAACACaaaatcttttgaaaaaaaaaaaagctcaatgagcattatctttctgaccatagccgtccagctcaggtgagccttccatttctgcatcatgatctccatacagatatcaaaaaaaaaatgaaagaggccgttttcttctcgcatccatctgTTTCGGCATAAGAGtaaatctgccgacatcgaggtgatgcgcgaagGCAGCTataggatgccccctgtagaaagagctataATATAAAATTTCTTTCTGAAGGGGAGGCATCCTCTCTTaagctccctccttgccatctaagccacTTCAGAAATTCATCTGgtttaaatggcaaggcatacgcagcagcaggtcaggctatGGTTTTGTTACACACGATGGTgttgcttcaagcatatcaggctgatctgctaagagacctggatggaggcaagggcctttctcctgatcaggtaccACGCTGCACCTccctccatgctaccaagcaggccgcctccgccatgggcgggactatggcggccatggtggcagcggagagacgtctgtggatgaacctggcagacagaaggctagtgttgcgactcgtgctcctcccccacctgcgggcaggggtaagaggaatcgtgggtcaaaaggaaataagcagaacctaagggatgtgatccagatgaggcagcattctcgtccgaatcagagtgatacaAAGGAATCAACTCATTCCCTTCagggatttttaacttctgcttttatcctccccttcctaattcccctgtaaccaccagctctccacctgatcaaggttaggtggaaatctctcgcataacagtctcctatgctggacatATAACGTTTTgggctggttctatgttcatagcaaccaccttactgatggtccagactaaaaggaggcgccccttgagcggtgTTCCAGCGCacgagggtgggtgagtatgtaaccctctctgtgtatacttatgtgtattaaattgctggtggttatgtgtctactaataaactctgtgagtttcctttgcagtgcttaaTTACAGTGTTTCCTAAACattcgccagcaccagccatccggcttcatgtccCGGTATTaagcggctgagatcacaggtttctgtgggagccttcttgatcatcaggcctggcacagcactgcagggaatttcatggatgtccagccaggtcaccctgaggggtctcctggccactTAGTGGTGCTGttgcatctagcgggaagtggaggtgggagttacagaagtctttttgtatatgctgcctcaggtgttGCTCCCTGAGCTTGCCTCTCCCTTGCGATTCAGCGCCTCTAccgcgatgcttaggaacctttaggtacacacgctaagctttgtgtactttctcaagaCCACATGTTGGTCAGTGTGcatgtgaacactttgcacactttctaaaatccacgtaagtggtaagtgtgcacgcaagtctctgcgcactttctgaaatcctgtacagtaagggttactttcttgagatgattacaccttggttccttgggctccattcagccagtcagcatttatttatacacctcaagcatcgcttccctcaacatgattggctatttgggtgattctcatggtagtttagcagAGCTCCCCTTTTTtccaaaaagggtcgcctatgagcgcgctactctgagctcggagttctcctctcatttgAGACTGAGttccagagcgctccagtattgtttccttagatcgagttgatgactctcaaacatactgttttgagatacaccattccatctatgatctgctctatcagagtgccacgagagcccctccttagaacagtatttgaaaatccatgctatggtaagtgtgcacgctagtattctgcgttctttataaaatcctatatggtgagggcttcgcgtggttgcttcgtgccctttcttcagttggtaaaagccccgttcatcttgggttccactccacctatgtatcctcggatacctatctaaatagggtgttgctactagagaactgttgagacagctctttcggcaagcttatgcgtaagctagcggttgCCCCTAtatgacaggcaagacttggcataaaatgctaggttcttagccgtatccctttaaaggaatctttcttgtttccaagccttcagctctaccctgggccgaggccctaacaattaagttgggtatgtagcttaggcctttggccgtaaagggtactgtcacagacagccgtctaaacgtcccaggggcaactcctgtggaaatggtagagttggtacttagttcTCGCCATGATTCGgtcctgcactcccctcagcatggaggcgtgggtatactgttccccatagcgccccctagaggatgcaatttgaagttcccttgaaagggagcgtttcaggttacgaatgtaaccatggttccctgagtagggaacgagacactgcatcctctagctccctgccatacttcggacacaagcttcagacaaagaagttaatgacgtgttctcccagtgcctgtttatagtcgcaccggtagtgacgtcagaggctgtagccggccaacaagttggtgtttttcaatgtatgcttcagacacgggtcacgacgaggtgttcccaatagcaccccctagaggacgtagtgtctcgttccctactcgtTCCCTACTCGTTCCCTacgaaccatggttacattcgtaacctgagacgttttcatgTAGAACCATGTCCACAGCTGCAGCTTCGGGAACTGAACAATAATCATGTCCAGTCCTCTCCACATCAAAGTCCATATCTTCTTGGTCTATGTCCGAGTCAGGATCAGGGGTCAGCGGTCTCTCTCGACATTCTCAAACACTCAACCTCGGCAGCTGCTCCTGGTAATGGTTCCCCTCAAACAGTGTAGCGAAAACACCTTTTTTTCCAGACGTTTCAGATGAGCCCCTTCCATAAAGTCATCAGGTCTGAAATGAACGCTACacacttttgtgtttttgttgactTGAAAGTCATCTCTCCTGATCTGAACGATCCACTTTTTTTCTGAGATCCTCTTCCACTGAAAATGAATGGAAACTCACAGTAAAGTTGTATCTTGCCGACCCTACGCACAACGGCAAACAACAATGTTTCGATCTAGGTCGCATTAGCTTTTGGGATCGGATGGTTAAGCTGCCAAAAACTAGATATAAGA
This is a stretch of genomic DNA from Carassius carassius chromosome 10, fCarCar2.1, whole genome shotgun sequence. It encodes these proteins:
- the zp2l2 gene encoding zona pellucida glycoprotein 2, like 2 → MLVIAGLIVFTLSVNLSNAQDQQFPRQLLQYQAGGLSFSPVLKDFPHQEMFELQQGFSPELSQMSSSFSGSQRCVVEQYERIECGEPDITPAECEDISCCYDAQGCYYARAVTLQCTRDGQFVLVVARDATMPRISLDSIHMLDNDTSDHCAPVGSTGSFAMYQFTVSSCGTRMKEENGFVIYENMMSSVYEVAVGPRGSILRDSSYELKFQCRYSGSTVEALVVEVNTVPPPPPVSQNGSLRVELRLANGQCTTKGCSDEDMYTSYYSEADYPVTKALREPVYVEVRILERTDPNLILVLDHCWATSNPEPTSQPQWDLLLNGCPFKDDHYLTTMLAVGHSELQYPSHYKRFVVKMFTFVDQSSLVPLQERIFIHCTTSVCPPITESCEPSCGSRTRRSISEDSEETVVVSSGEVILVSHLPVCEANLAKEVPQILDYGLWAAGALTVFGVCGIVVAVLIQGPKPRPQPAPV